A portion of the Natrinema salaciae genome contains these proteins:
- the ubaA gene encoding SAMP-activating enzyme E1 — MSDLRLDATQLDRYSRHVIMDEIGPEGQQRLLEGSVLIVGAGGLGSPAIQYLAAAGVGRLGIADDDVVERSNLQRQIVHSDGDVGRPKVESAADYVAALNPDIDVETHETRVTPDTVDDLVASYDVVLDASDNFATRYLLNDHCVLTGTPLSHGAIYRFEGQITTFTNERDGDDSPPCYRCIFPEAPEPGTVPDCATTGVLGVLPGTVGCIQATEVVKYLLETGDLLETGDLLEGRLLLYDAMDMRFEEVPVRPNPACPVCGDDPEIESVADVAYEGTCEISAD; from the coding sequence ATGAGCGACCTGCGCCTCGATGCGACCCAGCTCGATCGCTATTCGAGACACGTCATCATGGACGAGATCGGCCCCGAGGGCCAGCAACGGCTCCTCGAGGGCTCCGTACTGATCGTCGGCGCGGGCGGCCTCGGCTCGCCGGCGATTCAGTACCTCGCCGCGGCCGGCGTCGGCCGACTGGGAATCGCCGACGACGACGTCGTCGAACGGTCGAATCTGCAACGCCAGATCGTCCACAGCGACGGCGACGTGGGCCGCCCGAAAGTCGAGAGCGCGGCCGACTACGTCGCGGCGCTGAACCCCGACATCGACGTCGAGACCCACGAGACGCGGGTCACGCCGGACACCGTCGACGACCTCGTCGCGTCGTACGACGTGGTCCTCGACGCGAGCGACAACTTCGCCACTCGGTACCTGCTCAACGACCACTGCGTCCTCACCGGAACCCCGCTCTCTCACGGCGCGATCTACCGGTTCGAGGGACAGATCACGACCTTCACGAACGAACGCGACGGCGACGACTCACCGCCGTGTTACCGCTGTATCTTCCCCGAAGCACCCGAACCCGGCACCGTGCCCGACTGTGCCACCACGGGCGTACTCGGCGTCCTCCCGGGTACCGTCGGCTGCATCCAGGCCACCGAGGTCGTCAAGTATCTGCTCGAGACGGGCGACCTGCTCGAGACGGGCGACCTGCTCGAGGGACGGCTGCTGCTGTACGACGCGATGGACATGCGTTTCGAGGAGGTTCCGGTTCGGCCGAACCCGGCCTGTCCGGTCTGCGGTGACGACCCCGAGATCGAGTCCGTCGCCGACGTGGCCTACGAGGGGACCTGCGAGATTTCGGCGGACTGA
- a CDS encoding DUF5518 domain-containing protein, with protein sequence MSPGRNTFADLTDERFRTAVLVGLVSIPFTVVLSWESAPTTVSGTAAFGAGLLVGFHYADRSAPNGDVGLLEGIRYGKRPAASRRAGIVAGVVGSVPAVLWATISVLELVRYLSGWQAAIAAALLPVTIPFAVGLFALSGAIGAVVGDWLAVRGDRARDRARSRARQNPDGDASGWWRWIAAYVLFAPAAVLSVFVFGPDNGAGFAISVLALLALVPFSVVAIVALFEDAVTLHEVGRDWVPNYWAYVGAPLGVYVLVSQGATFLESANPSGDGVYGFVVALWLSSVVYLTGRRRRVGTP encoded by the coding sequence ATGTCCCCGGGTCGAAACACCTTCGCGGACCTGACCGACGAGCGGTTCCGAACGGCGGTCCTGGTCGGACTCGTGTCGATTCCGTTCACCGTCGTCCTCTCGTGGGAATCCGCTCCGACGACGGTTTCGGGCACGGCCGCGTTCGGAGCCGGCTTGCTCGTCGGCTTCCACTACGCCGACCGATCTGCGCCGAACGGCGACGTCGGGCTGCTCGAAGGAATTCGCTACGGCAAGCGACCCGCCGCGAGCCGACGGGCCGGGATCGTCGCCGGCGTCGTCGGTTCCGTCCCCGCGGTACTCTGGGCGACGATCAGCGTACTCGAGCTCGTTCGGTATCTGTCCGGATGGCAGGCCGCGATCGCCGCTGCCTTGCTCCCCGTTACGATCCCGTTCGCCGTCGGCCTGTTCGCCCTCTCGGGGGCGATCGGTGCGGTCGTCGGCGACTGGCTGGCCGTGCGGGGCGATCGGGCCCGCGACAGGGCCCGTTCGCGGGCGCGCCAGAATCCGGACGGCGACGCGTCCGGCTGGTGGCGATGGATCGCCGCGTACGTCCTCTTCGCCCCGGCGGCGGTGCTCTCCGTGTTCGTCTTCGGGCCCGACAACGGAGCCGGATTCGCCATTTCGGTGCTGGCGTTGCTCGCCCTGGTCCCGTTTTCCGTCGTCGCCATCGTCGCGCTCTTCGAGGACGCGGTCACGCTCCACGAAGTGGGACGTGACTGGGTGCCGAACTACTGGGCGTACGTCGGCGCGCCGCTCGGCGTCTACGTGCTCGTCTCCCAGGGAGCGACCTTCCTCGAGTCGGCGAACCCGTCGGGGGACGGCGTGTACGGGTTCGTCGTCGCGCTCTGGCTCTCGTCGGTGGTCTACCTGACCGGTAGACGCCGCCGCGTCGGTACGCCGTAG
- a CDS encoding SDR family oxidoreductase codes for MDFDLDGNGALVTASSSGLGFASVQALAEAGANVAICGRDERRLEDARSDLAATGSGDVLAVQTDLTAPDDVSHFVSEAVDAFGGIDHLVTSSGGPPSTTFLETDEQDWYQAYDLLVMSVVWTIEAAYDHLLESAHGTITCITSRTVREVADGLLLSNSVRRGVIGLVKTVSREFAPEIRANAVLPGTIETARIEELIEAGIERGTYDDYEAGLEAMASEIPMDRIGEPRELGDVVAFLSSPRSSFVNGAEVPIDGGLLRS; via the coding sequence ATGGACTTCGACCTCGACGGCAACGGCGCACTGGTGACGGCCTCCTCGAGCGGCCTCGGGTTCGCGAGCGTACAGGCGCTCGCGGAAGCGGGCGCGAACGTCGCGATCTGCGGCCGGGACGAACGGCGACTCGAGGACGCCCGTTCGGACCTCGCGGCGACGGGATCGGGCGACGTCCTCGCCGTGCAGACGGACCTCACGGCCCCCGACGACGTCTCCCACTTCGTGAGCGAGGCGGTCGACGCCTTCGGCGGGATCGACCACCTCGTCACCTCGTCGGGCGGTCCGCCGAGCACGACGTTCCTCGAGACCGACGAACAGGACTGGTATCAGGCCTACGACCTGCTGGTGATGAGCGTCGTCTGGACGATCGAGGCGGCCTACGACCACCTGCTCGAGTCGGCGCACGGGACGATCACCTGCATCACCTCGCGGACGGTTCGGGAGGTCGCGGACGGTTTGCTGCTCTCGAACTCGGTGCGTCGGGGCGTGATCGGCCTCGTCAAGACGGTCTCGCGGGAGTTCGCGCCCGAGATCCGGGCCAACGCCGTCCTGCCGGGGACGATCGAGACGGCCCGGATCGAAGAACTGATCGAGGCCGGCATCGAGCGCGGCACGTACGACGACTACGAGGCGGGGCTGGAAGCGATGGCGAGCGAGATCCCGATGGACCGCATCGGCGAACCGCGGGAACTCGGCGACGTCGTCGCGTTCCTCTCGAGTCCGCGTTCGAGTTTCGTCAACGGGGCTGAGGTGCCGATCGACGGCGGGCTGTTGCGGAGCTGA
- a CDS encoding DMT family transporter has product MSWPLLFLAGLLEIAWAIGLQYSDGFSKPVPTVGTAIAMILSLILLARAIRELPIGTAYAVWTGIGAVGTALLGIVLFDEPVTAARLAFISLIVVGIAGLHSVSTVH; this is encoded by the coding sequence ATGTCCTGGCCGCTGCTGTTCCTCGCCGGACTGCTCGAGATCGCGTGGGCGATCGGATTGCAGTACTCGGACGGATTTTCGAAACCGGTTCCGACGGTCGGAACCGCGATCGCGATGATTCTGAGTCTGATTCTGCTCGCGAGAGCGATTCGCGAACTCCCGATCGGAACGGCGTACGCGGTCTGGACGGGTATCGGGGCGGTCGGGACGGCGTTACTCGGCATCGTCCTGTTCGACGAACCGGTGACGGCCGCTCGGCTCGCGTTCATCTCGCTCATCGTCGTCGGAATCGCCGGACTGCACTCCGTCTCGACCGTCCACTGA
- a CDS encoding Tfx family DNA-binding protein: MIDDVEELLAEIGFDPETNVLTYRQAQVLALRERDVSQADIADALGTSRANVSSIESSARENVAKARETIAFAEALRAPVRVRVPAGTDLYDVPQLVYDACDEAGVKVDHTAPDLMKVVSDAAGPAVTGRQVSTPLIVGVTSNGMVRVRHQD, encoded by the coding sequence GTGATCGACGACGTCGAGGAACTCCTCGCGGAGATCGGATTCGATCCGGAGACCAACGTGCTGACCTACCGACAGGCGCAGGTGCTCGCGCTGCGCGAACGCGACGTCTCGCAGGCGGACATCGCCGACGCACTGGGGACCTCGCGAGCCAACGTCTCCTCGATCGAGTCTAGCGCCCGCGAGAACGTCGCGAAAGCGCGGGAGACGATCGCGTTCGCGGAGGCGCTCCGCGCGCCGGTCCGGGTTCGCGTTCCCGCCGGAACGGACCTCTACGACGTGCCACAACTGGTCTACGACGCCTGCGACGAGGCCGGCGTCAAGGTCGATCACACCGCCCCGGACCTGATGAAAGTCGTCAGCGACGCCGCCGGCCCTGCCGTCACCGGCCGACAGGTATCGACGCCGTTGATCGTCGGCGTGACGTCCAACGGGATGGTTCGCGTCCGCCATCAGGACTGA
- a CDS encoding MBL fold metallo-hydrolase, which produces MERIPLSNSAFEGDNNAYLFSDGTETVLIDTGDWMATTREQLEAALAERDLAFADVDRIFLTHWHHDHCGLAGEIQAESGAEVYVHAADAPLVEGDEDAWNAMHDRQKRYFEEWGMPEDDQAALLERMVDGETTVETPTVTAFEDGETFAVADTELEVVHTSGHAAGLSMFRAEFDGQRQVFSGDALLPVYTPNVGGADVRVDRPLERYLRALQEIVDAGYDRAWPGHRDPIDDPADRARHIIDHHEERSWRVLDALDRLGPCDTWTVSADLFGDLEGIHILHGPGESYAHLEHLERAGTVVREGTEYRLADGVADELAASDEERWTLEY; this is translated from the coding sequence ATGGAACGCATTCCGCTGTCGAACTCGGCTTTCGAGGGAGACAACAACGCCTACCTCTTTTCGGACGGCACGGAGACGGTACTGATCGATACCGGCGACTGGATGGCGACGACTCGCGAGCAACTCGAGGCGGCGCTGGCCGAACGCGACCTCGCGTTCGCCGACGTCGACCGGATCTTCCTGACCCACTGGCACCACGATCACTGCGGACTGGCGGGTGAGATTCAGGCCGAGAGTGGGGCCGAGGTGTACGTTCACGCCGCCGACGCGCCGCTGGTCGAGGGCGACGAGGACGCCTGGAATGCGATGCACGACCGCCAGAAGCGGTACTTCGAAGAGTGGGGGATGCCCGAGGACGACCAGGCGGCGCTGCTCGAGCGGATGGTCGACGGCGAAACGACGGTCGAGACGCCGACCGTAACCGCGTTCGAGGACGGCGAGACGTTCGCCGTCGCCGACACCGAACTCGAGGTGGTCCACACCTCCGGGCACGCGGCCGGTCTCAGCATGTTCCGGGCGGAGTTCGACGGGCAACGGCAGGTGTTCTCCGGGGATGCGTTGCTCCCCGTCTATACGCCCAACGTCGGCGGGGCGGACGTGCGGGTCGATCGGCCGCTCGAGCGGTATCTCCGCGCATTGCAGGAGATCGTCGACGCGGGCTACGACCGCGCGTGGCCGGGCCATCGCGATCCGATCGACGACCCCGCCGATCGCGCTCGGCACATCATCGACCATCACGAAGAGCGCTCCTGGCGAGTCCTCGACGCGCTGGATCGGCTCGGTCCCTGCGATACGTGGACGGTCAGCGCCGACCTGTTCGGCGATCTCGAGGGCATCCACATCCTCCACGGCCCCGGCGAGTCCTACGCACACCTCGAGCACCTCGAGCGGGCGGGCACCGTCGTCCGCGAGGGGACCGAGTATCGACTGGCCGACGGCGTCGCCGACGAACTCGCGGCGTCCGACGAGGAGCGCTGGACGCTCGAGTACTGA
- a CDS encoding TRAM domain-containing protein translates to MADCPLADDCPSFSERISGMGCQHYGDRGGKEWCNHYSQPIEDLKTQPVKSGEEVVIDVVDMHESGAGVGRTEDGFIVMVDGVLPEARARVEITRVHSNHARAEELELLPMDPDDDGEDDDENAAGDDVDTDAEESEDDGPQRERLGSRDNFWGS, encoded by the coding sequence ATGGCAGACTGTCCACTCGCCGACGACTGCCCGAGCTTCTCCGAGCGGATCTCGGGAATGGGATGTCAACACTACGGTGATCGGGGTGGCAAGGAGTGGTGTAACCACTACAGCCAGCCGATCGAGGACCTCAAGACGCAGCCGGTCAAGTCCGGTGAGGAGGTCGTCATCGACGTCGTCGACATGCACGAGAGCGGTGCCGGCGTCGGCCGTACCGAAGACGGGTTCATCGTGATGGTCGACGGGGTCCTCCCGGAGGCCCGTGCGCGCGTCGAGATTACGCGAGTTCACAGCAATCACGCACGTGCGGAAGAACTGGAACTCCTGCCGATGGACCCCGACGACGATGGCGAGGACGACGACGAAAACGCCGCTGGGGACGACGTCGACACCGACGCCGAAGAGTCGGAAGACGACGGTCCACAGCGCGAGCGCCTCGGCAGCCGCGATAACTTCTGGGGCTCCTGA
- a CDS encoding electron transfer flavoprotein subunit beta/FixA family protein yields the protein MKILVTVKEVATVEDEFEIEGTEIADQYLGADLNEWDDYAVEEAVQLQEDGIADEVVTVTIGPEDCEQTIRQALAKGADRAVRVWDDSLEDVDLLDVNAKTEILSAVVEEEDPDLVLTGVQAGDDSFAATGVSVAENLGFQWGAVVNHLDHEFDDGVASVRRELEGGVEELTDIELPAVLTIQTGINEPRYASLRGIRQAQRKELDVKGLADIGVDESTIETELELTDMYEPESESDVTTWEGSAEETASELGELLRDKGVAQ from the coding sequence ATGAAAATTCTCGTTACGGTCAAAGAGGTGGCGACCGTCGAAGACGAGTTCGAGATCGAGGGAACCGAAATCGCAGACCAGTACCTCGGTGCCGACCTCAACGAGTGGGACGACTACGCGGTCGAAGAGGCCGTTCAGCTCCAGGAAGATGGCATCGCCGACGAAGTCGTCACGGTCACTATCGGTCCGGAAGACTGCGAACAGACCATCCGACAGGCGCTCGCGAAAGGTGCCGACCGCGCCGTCCGCGTCTGGGACGACTCCCTCGAGGACGTCGACCTGCTCGACGTCAACGCCAAGACGGAGATTCTCAGCGCCGTCGTCGAGGAAGAGGACCCCGACCTCGTGCTGACGGGCGTCCAGGCCGGCGACGACAGCTTCGCCGCGACCGGCGTCTCCGTCGCCGAGAACCTCGGCTTCCAGTGGGGAGCCGTCGTCAACCACCTCGATCACGAGTTCGACGACGGCGTCGCCTCCGTGCGACGCGAACTCGAGGGCGGCGTCGAGGAGCTCACCGACATCGAGCTCCCCGCCGTGTTGACCATCCAGACGGGTATCAACGAGCCCCGCTACGCGAGCCTGCGTGGCATCCGACAGGCACAGCGGAAGGAACTCGACGTCAAGGGCCTCGCCGACATCGGCGTCGACGAGAGCACCATCGAAACCGAACTCGAGCTGACGGACATGTACGAGCCCGAGAGCGAGAGCGACGTGACGACCTGGGAAGGGAGCGCCGAGGAGACGGCCTCGGAGCTGGGTGAACTGCTCCGCGACAAGGGGGTGGCACAATGA
- a CDS encoding electron transfer flavoprotein subunit alpha/FixB family protein has product MTDVLAVADHRRGELRDVSYEIITAGRQLADETGGDLHLAVISGTVDEFAEKLNREGVDAIHTVSHGEEFNHDIYTQTITQLYDELAPQYVLTPNSVNGLDYAPAIANELDLPVVTDTIGLDNDGETLVATREMYGGKVETTNELTGDAVVTIRGAEWPAAEGTGDAAIEAFDADIDEDAIGSTVSGFEEVGGGDVDISEADLLVSIGRGIEEEENLDLIRDLADALGATLSSSRPIVDNGWLPKNRQVGQSGKVVTPDVYIAIGISGAVQHVAGMKGSDTIVAINTDPNAPIMDIADYAIVDDLFDVVPELIEEFGG; this is encoded by the coding sequence ATGACGGACGTCCTCGCAGTCGCGGACCACCGTCGCGGCGAACTGCGCGACGTCAGTTACGAGATCATCACCGCCGGTCGCCAGCTCGCCGACGAGACGGGCGGCGATCTCCACCTCGCGGTCATCAGCGGCACCGTCGACGAGTTCGCCGAGAAGCTCAACCGCGAGGGCGTCGACGCGATTCACACCGTCTCCCACGGTGAGGAGTTCAACCACGACATCTACACGCAGACGATCACGCAGCTGTACGACGAGCTCGCCCCGCAGTACGTGCTGACGCCCAACAGCGTCAACGGGCTCGACTACGCCCCCGCCATCGCCAACGAACTCGATCTGCCGGTCGTCACCGACACGATCGGCCTCGACAACGACGGCGAGACGCTCGTCGCGACCCGCGAAATGTACGGCGGGAAGGTAGAGACGACCAACGAACTCACGGGCGACGCGGTCGTGACGATCCGCGGTGCCGAGTGGCCCGCTGCGGAGGGCACCGGCGACGCCGCGATCGAAGCCTTCGACGCGGACATCGACGAGGACGCCATCGGCTCCACGGTCTCGGGATTCGAGGAGGTCGGCGGCGGCGACGTCGACATCAGCGAGGCCGACCTGCTCGTCTCGATCGGCCGCGGGATCGAGGAAGAGGAGAACCTCGACCTGATCCGCGATCTGGCGGATGCGCTCGGTGCGACGCTGTCGTCGTCCCGTCCGATCGTCGACAACGGCTGGCTGCCCAAGAACCGGCAGGTCGGTCAGTCCGGGAAGGTCGTCACCCCTGACGTCTACATCGCGATCGGCATCTCCGGAGCCGTCCAGCACGTCGCCGGCATGAAGGGCTCCGATACGATCGTCGCGATCAACACGGACCCCAACGCGCCGATCATGGACATCGCCGACTACGCGATCGTCGACGACCTCTTCGACGTCGTACCGGAACTCATCGAGGAGTTCGGCGGGTAA
- a CDS encoding BMP family lipoprotein: MSGFAGVGAVSLAGCSGESSAPTDDEETSTAGSNGDDDTINVGMVYATAGLDDKAFNDMAHRGVQQARLDYDISFDYKEPELEEMSTAQRDFAESTDPNYDLICCIGFDHVEGLEQNADEFPEQRFAIVDTVVEKENVASYIFEDQEGSFQMGYLAAQLTTRDFSAGTSSVDSSEATVGFIGGTEIPPVKKFEAGYAAGVDYHDQSVEVLSEYVGDFGDIAGGKRVANRMYDEGADIIYHAAGGTGIGVFQAAQNRDRFALGVDTDQTRSNPRYSDIILASMTKRVDTAVYRSIESIVNDEYQGGSVLPLGIDEDGVETVYGSEIGGEIPQAVKSNLEETRAEIVDGEIGIPSEP; encoded by the coding sequence TTGAGCGGGTTTGCAGGGGTCGGAGCGGTTTCCCTGGCGGGTTGCTCCGGCGAGAGCAGTGCACCGACCGATGATGAGGAGACGTCGACAGCCGGATCGAACGGCGACGACGACACGATCAACGTCGGAATGGTGTACGCAACAGCCGGACTAGACGATAAGGCGTTCAACGACATGGCTCACCGCGGCGTCCAGCAGGCCCGGCTGGATTACGACATCTCCTTCGATTACAAGGAACCCGAACTGGAGGAGATGTCCACGGCCCAGCGGGACTTCGCCGAGTCGACCGATCCCAACTACGATCTCATCTGTTGCATCGGCTTCGACCACGTCGAAGGGCTCGAGCAGAATGCCGACGAGTTCCCCGAGCAGCGGTTCGCTATCGTCGACACGGTTGTCGAGAAGGAAAACGTCGCAAGCTACATTTTCGAAGATCAGGAAGGGTCGTTTCAGATGGGGTATTTAGCGGCGCAACTGACGACGAGGGATTTTTCGGCTGGAACGAGTTCGGTCGATTCCAGCGAGGCGACCGTCGGATTCATTGGCGGAACCGAGATCCCGCCGGTGAAGAAGTTCGAAGCGGGATACGCCGCAGGCGTCGACTACCACGATCAAAGCGTCGAGGTGCTCTCGGAGTACGTCGGCGACTTCGGTGACATAGCGGGTGGCAAACGGGTCGCCAACCGGATGTACGACGAGGGAGCGGACATCATCTATCACGCCGCCGGCGGGACGGGAATCGGCGTGTTCCAGGCCGCCCAGAATCGCGACCGATTCGCGCTCGGCGTCGACACCGATCAGACCCGGAGTAACCCCCGGTACTCCGACATCATCCTCGCGAGCATGACCAAACGCGTCGACACCGCCGTCTATCGGTCCATCGAGAGCATCGTCAACGACGAATATCAGGGCGGGAGCGTTCTCCCGCTCGGGATCGACGAGGATGGTGTCGAGACGGTGTACGGGAGCGAAATCGGTGGCGAAATTCCCCAGGCAGTGAAATCCAATCTCGAAGAAACCCGCGCAGAAATCGTCGACGGAGAGATCGGGATTCCATCGGAGCCGTAA
- a CDS encoding HAMP domain-containing protein, which produces MEDSNHESDDRSRGTLATIASALVPSFIQRRYALKFLVSILIVVIVISSVGAYGFLQAEGAVRTSTENQLTETSELRADSLNEWLEKMNLQTRTVSAGKPLQQNEQQAAYLVTEQERMSDDVLAVHLIDTGEGTVKTSTEFPLEGIALSDLEERDVPWANADVPSGAGENDKVWMSSRSYRSPVMDDKPVIAFASSVPDQPNQYVVVIARVQGHLDRIQNSETNQETQIINTNGETVLQIDQEVDADVHESHINDTRQNGSVLFQKTDQEAHAYAYVEKSDWVAITTVDNEHAFAVRDTVAQNVGLIIVSALLTLCLVGFVLGRQTVVPLTALRERAQRMEEGDLDVDLQTHRTDEIGRLYDGFDSMRNSLR; this is translated from the coding sequence ATGGAAGATAGTAACCACGAATCAGACGACCGATCGAGAGGGACACTCGCGACGATCGCGAGCGCGCTAGTCCCGTCGTTCATCCAACGTCGCTACGCTCTCAAGTTCCTCGTCTCGATATTGATCGTCGTGATCGTCATTTCGTCCGTCGGAGCCTACGGATTCCTCCAGGCGGAAGGCGCTGTACGGACGAGTACCGAAAATCAACTGACGGAGACGAGCGAACTCCGCGCCGACTCGCTGAACGAGTGGCTCGAAAAGATGAACCTCCAGACCCGCACGGTGTCGGCAGGAAAACCGTTACAACAGAACGAACAGCAAGCGGCGTATCTCGTGACGGAACAGGAACGAATGAGCGACGATGTTCTCGCCGTCCACCTGATCGACACCGGCGAGGGCACCGTCAAGACGAGCACCGAATTCCCACTCGAGGGGATCGCGCTGTCAGATCTCGAGGAGCGTGACGTCCCGTGGGCGAACGCCGACGTTCCGTCCGGCGCGGGCGAGAACGACAAGGTCTGGATGTCGTCGCGATCGTACCGCTCGCCAGTGATGGACGACAAACCGGTGATCGCGTTCGCGAGTTCGGTTCCAGACCAGCCCAATCAGTACGTCGTCGTGATCGCACGAGTGCAAGGTCACCTCGACCGGATTCAGAACAGTGAAACGAATCAGGAGACCCAGATCATCAACACGAACGGGGAAACGGTTCTGCAGATCGATCAGGAGGTGGACGCCGACGTGCACGAGTCGCACATCAACGATACACGGCAGAACGGCTCGGTCCTCTTCCAGAAGACTGACCAGGAAGCGCACGCGTACGCGTACGTAGAAAAATCTGATTGGGTCGCCATCACGACCGTCGACAACGAACACGCCTTCGCGGTCCGGGATACGGTCGCACAGAACGTCGGGTTGATCATCGTGTCGGCGCTGCTGACGCTCTGTCTCGTCGGGTTCGTACTCGGCCGGCAGACCGTCGTCCCGCTGACGGCACTCAGAGAACGAGCCCAGCGGATGGAGGAGGGCGACCTCGACGTCGACCTCCAGACCCATCGGACCGACGAGATCGGCCGGCTCTACGACGGGTTCGACAGCATGCGCAACTCGCTGCGAAA
- a CDS encoding ABC transporter substrate-binding protein has product MPVRSNRRKFITGLGAAGLGGLAGCLGSVPGLGSSDVEDGSDVGGTDRTLKLGVMQPLSGDLGSVGKPIRDAALLPVQQVQDSVSLEIEYDVVDTETSPSAGVQGAADLVAAEYPMVNGPAASDVTLQATQQVLIPYRTVSCSPSATSPTITSLNDAGLVFRTALSDSLQAVVLADRAVTDLGHDRAATLYVNNDYGWQLSQAFSRSFQARHGGTVTAQVPLKEGRSSYDDAIERVRTDDPELLVIIGYPKTGSQVFTDLGADAEEDILVTDGLQDGELQQEVDYSLDGIRGTAPLVGGPGNVTFTELYEDEYDAEPSIFTSHAYDATAVLLLANAYAGQNDGTAIRNAMQAVTTGNGQSVDPSSLADGLELAAEGEPVTYEGASSSVGFDENGDVVDATFEYWEFDQSADGGIAEIDRVNA; this is encoded by the coding sequence ATGCCTGTACGATCGAACCGTCGGAAATTCATTACCGGTCTCGGCGCCGCTGGTCTCGGCGGGCTCGCCGGTTGTCTCGGCTCGGTTCCCGGACTCGGATCGAGCGACGTCGAGGACGGGAGCGACGTAGGTGGTACCGACAGAACGCTCAAGCTCGGCGTTATGCAGCCGCTGAGCGGCGATCTCGGCTCGGTTGGCAAACCGATCCGGGACGCGGCGCTCCTCCCAGTCCAACAAGTCCAAGACAGCGTCTCGCTCGAGATCGAGTACGACGTCGTGGACACGGAGACATCGCCGTCCGCGGGCGTGCAGGGTGCCGCCGACCTCGTCGCGGCCGAGTACCCGATGGTCAACGGGCCGGCCGCGTCCGACGTCACGTTACAGGCGACCCAGCAGGTTCTCATCCCGTACCGGACCGTCTCTTGCTCACCGAGTGCGACCTCGCCGACGATCACGTCGCTCAACGACGCCGGACTCGTCTTTCGGACCGCACTTTCGGACTCGTTGCAGGCCGTCGTCCTGGCTGACAGGGCGGTGACCGATCTCGGCCACGATCGCGCAGCGACCCTCTACGTGAACAACGACTACGGCTGGCAGTTGAGCCAGGCGTTCAGCCGATCGTTTCAGGCCCGCCACGGGGGCACGGTCACGGCTCAGGTTCCGCTCAAGGAGGGCCGAAGCTCCTACGACGACGCCATCGAGCGCGTTCGAACCGACGATCCGGAGCTGCTCGTCATAATCGGCTACCCCAAGACGGGGAGCCAGGTGTTCACCGATCTGGGCGCGGACGCCGAGGAGGACATTCTCGTCACCGACGGCTTGCAGGACGGCGAACTACAACAGGAGGTCGACTACTCGCTCGACGGCATCCGCGGAACGGCACCGCTGGTCGGCGGGCCCGGCAACGTGACGTTTACGGAGCTGTACGAGGACGAGTACGACGCCGAACCCAGCATCTTCACGTCCCACGCGTACGATGCGACCGCCGTCCTGTTGCTCGCGAACGCCTACGCCGGCCAGAACGACGGTACCGCGATCAGAAACGCAATGCAGGCGGTCACCACCGGTAACGGACAGTCCGTCGATCCGTCGTCCCTCGCCGACGGGCTCGAGCTGGCGGCCGAAGGTGAGCCGGTCACGTACGAGGGGGCCTCGAGTTCGGTCGGGTTCGACGAGAACGGCGACGTGGTCGACGCGACCTTCGAGTACTGGGAGTTCGATCAGAGTGCTGACGGCGGAATCGCCGAAATAGACCGGGTGAACGCGTGA